Proteins encoded by one window of Manihot esculenta cultivar AM560-2 chromosome 10, M.esculenta_v8, whole genome shotgun sequence:
- the LOC110624199 gene encoding uncharacterized protein LOC110624199, whose translation MAETNPIVSALRNNQTPPIIINQDSSVFSTSVILNKINYPLWSQIMEMRIGSSNKAGYLTGEVKKPPPEDPSYAIWVIENYKVKSWLIDSMDPLLMQRFILLSTAKEIWKAIAKTFYDELDETCLFELNRKSFSTTQNGGPLSIYYNELVAIFQEIDHKITSQEETVEGMVQLHSQWLGFESIFFLSGLDPEFDHVYREILRKDPKLNLESTYTYVQREYQQRQTMGVPFGKLQIPTSAEESPTSEELHMITLLTKESTQNVLDTNISTQDALADPKWTKAAIEIAQNPVQHDRTKHVEVDQHFIKEKLDQKIIQFSFVKSEDQLADKLTKAMSLKIFHDMIDKLGMIDIHAPT comes from the exons ATGGCTGAGACCAACCCCATTGTCTCAGCTCTAcgaaacaaccaaacaccaccGATTATCATCAACCAAGACAGTTCTGTATTCTCCACCAGTGTTATACTTAATAAAATCAACTACCCATTATGGTCACAAATAATGGAAATGCGCATTGGCTCTAGTAATAAGGCCGGATATCTCACTGGAGAAGTGAAGAAGCCACCACCCGAAGATCCTAGTTACGCAATATGGGTCATCGAAAATTACAAAGTGAAAAGTTGGCTTATTGATTCAATGGATCCATTGCTGATGCAGCGGTTCATTCTGCTTTCCACGGCCAAGGAAATTTGGAAAGCTATAGCAAAGACCTTCTATGACGAATTAGATGAGACTTgtctttttgaattgaatcggAAATCCTTCTCCACCACACAGAATGGTGGACCATTATCTATATATTATAATGAACTTGTTGCAATTTTCCAGGAAATAGATCACAAGATAACCTCTCAGGAAGAAACCGTCGAAGGGATGGTCCAATTGCATTCGCAATGGCTAGGCTTTGAGtccatattttttttaagtggGCTTGATCCTGAGTTTGATCACGTTTATAGAGAAATCCTTCGGAAGGATCCCAAACTTAATCTAGAAAGCACTTATACATATGTACAAAGAGAATACCAACAAAGACAGACGATGGGAG ttccTTTTGGAAAATTACAAATACCAACGTCTGCTGAAGAATCACCAACATCTGAAGAGTTGCACATGATAACACTATTGACCAAAGAATCAACTCAGAATGTCCTGGACACCAATATTTCTACTCAGGATGCCTTAGCAGATCCAAAATGGACAAAGGCTGCAATTGAGATTGCACAGAATCCCGTACAACACGATCGCACCAAACATGTTGAAGTTGATCAGCATTTCATCAAGGAAAAGCTAGACCAGAAGATTATACAGTTCTCATTTGTCAAGTCAGAAGACCAGTTAGCTGATAAACTCACAAAAGCAATGTCATTAAAGATATTCCATGATATGAttgacaagttgggcatgatagaTATCCATGCTCCAACTTGA
- the LOC110625253 gene encoding probable cinnamyl alcohol dehydrogenase 1, with amino-acid sequence MGSLENERTVIGWAAKDPSGILSPYSYTLRNTGPEDVLLNIIYCGICHSDLHQVKNDLGMSRYPMVPGHEVVGEVVEVGSEVTKFKVGDVVGVGVLVGSCRNCNPCKSDIEQYCNKKIWSYNDVYTDGKPTQGGFAQSMVVDQKFVVKIPDGMSPEQAAPLLCAGLTVYSPISHFGLKKSGLRGGILGLGGVGHMGVKIAKAMGHHVTVISSSDKKREEALEHLGADDYLVSSDTTRMQEFADTLDYIIDTVPVFHPLEPYISLLKLDGKLILLGVINTPLQFLTPMVMLGRKTITGSFIGSMKETEEMLEFCKEKGVTSMIEVVKMDYVNKAMERLEKNDVRYRFVVDVAGSKMDP; translated from the exons ATGGGTAGCCTTGAAAATGAGAGAACTGTGATAGGATGGGCAGCAAAAGACCCATCTGGGATCCTCTCCCCTTATTCCTACACTCTCAG AAACACAGGCCCAGAGGATGTTTTGTTGAATATCATCTACTGCGGAATCTGTCACAGTGATCTTCATCAAGTGAAGAATGATCTTGGCATGTCACGTTATCCCATGGTTCCTGG GCATGAGGTAGTTGGagaggtggtggaggtgggatCAGAGGTGACCAAGTTCAAAGTAGGAGATGTGGTCGGAGTTGGAGTTCTTGTTGGAAGTTGCCGGAATTGTAATCCATGTAAATCAGATATTGAGCAGTACTGCAACAAGAAAATCTGGTCATATAACGATGTCTACACCGACGGCAAACCCACACAAGGCGGCTTTGCCCAGTCCATGGTGGTCGATCAAAA GTTTGTGGTGAAAATACCAGATGGGATGTCACCAGAACAAGCAGCGCCACTATTGTGCGCAGGATTGACAGTGTATAGCCCAATTAGCCACTTTGGTTTGAAGAAGAGTGGGCTAAGAGGAGGCATATTGGGACTTGGGGGAGTAGGACACATGGGTGTGAAGATAGCAAAGGCAATGGGACACCATGTGACTGTGATAAGTTCGTCAGACAAAAAGAGGGAGGAGGCTTTGGAACATCTTGGTGCTGATGACTACTTGGTTAGCTCTGATACAACTAGGATGCAAGAATTTGCTGATACCCTTGATTATATAATTGATACTGTGCCTGTATTTCATCCTCTTGAGCCTTATATCTCTCTGTTGAAACTTGATGGAAAGCTTATCTTGTTGGGTGTTATCAATACCCCCTTGCAGTTTCTCACTCCTATGGTCATGCTTG GTAGAAAAACAATCACAGGGAGCTTCATAGGAAGCATGAAAGAAACAGAGGAGATGCTTGAATTCTGCAAGGAAAAGGGAGTGACCTCCATGATTGAAGTAGTGAAAATGGATTATGTTAACAAAGCAATGGAAAGACTGGAGAAAAACGACGTCAGATACAGGTTTGTTGTGGATGTTGCTGGTAGCAAGATGGATCCCTGA